A window of Ptychodera flava strain L36383 chromosome 1, AS_Pfla_20210202, whole genome shotgun sequence contains these coding sequences:
- the LOC139145788 gene encoding uncharacterized protein, producing the protein MIEFEEQLIKEGTQVIPVKIVDERVSSLVRSLLLFQTSDIQVTQYLIGYLLALGQTVTKSKIHLEKIILECQLNEATKEKAALEEQIGDLYKRSDSKEIEFIRKTSEMKYVLLKKEKIIGELQGRLAKLEGPHLTPSDIHQTEEGFEHQYTASKGETEASGLHQPDETERSKTEYSRMMETEHEQHGHPTHPHTDMPTFRKRQLEADQKKESLPEKKPRSTDSEIKTSHGAEASITSVTKDSKGKWHTFKLLNSAFSH; encoded by the exons ATGATAGAGTTTGAGGAACAACTCATCAAGGAGGGAACTCAGGTTATTCCTGTCAAAATTGTAGATGAAAGAGTTAGTTCACTTGTTAGAAGTTTACTTCTGTTCCAAACTAGTGACATTCAAGTCACTCAGTATTTGATCGGATATCTGTTAGCATTAGGCCAAACAGTGACAAAGTCCAAGATACATTTAGAAAAGATCATTCTTGAATGTCAACTAAATGAGGCTACAAAGGAAAAGGCAGCTTTGGAAGAGCAGATAGGGGATCTTTATAAAAGATCAGATAGCAAAGAGATAGAGTTCATCAGAAAGActtctgaaatgaaatatgtactgttaaagaaagaaaagatcATAGGGGAACTACAAGGAAGACTAGCAAAATTAGAAGGTCCACATTTGACACCATCAGATATTCATCAGACCGAAGAAGGATTTGAACACCAGTATACCGCATCAAAAGGAGAAACAGAAG cAAGTGGCCTTCACCAACCTGATGAAACCGAGAGAAGTAAAACAGAATATTCTAGGATGATGGAGACAGAACATGAGCAGCATGGTCATCCAACACATCCACATACCGATATGCCAACATTCAGGAAACGTCAGTTGGAGGCAGATCAAAAGAAAGAATCACTACCTGAGAAAAAGCCTCGAAGTACAGACAGtgaaatcaaaacaagtcaTGGAGCAGAAGCATCGATAACCTCAGTTACTAAAGATAGTAAAGGTAAATGGCACACTTTTAAATTGCTAAATTCTGCCTTTTCccattga